One genomic segment of Ictalurus punctatus breed USDA103 chromosome 4, Coco_2.0, whole genome shotgun sequence includes these proteins:
- the LOC108263973 gene encoding uncharacterized protein LOC108263973 translates to MKHKLWCATGWRSDHKNSCVEFNMKPVLIAAFFNILSTSLQGENLGSLSPAHIYSGGVSKVNEDESVMFKCKADNITGSTIHMYLFKNGERVKMEAFESSSIDDTTFYMTNVTAEDSGLYTCLYSEKKLGDSKTTATGHNSVSLQVLGKILPAKIKRTEMTIKKEETLTLTCTFTKIQSCSQVYVYLCFNGIGNRKKQVNCSDMTTSTTFLLSNVSEKSSGNYSCVYSVSNYSLSEVNNTGENTIFVHIHEKDDVDAVSVIISVSVAAIVVLLVLLVLLRFCWYRDIISFRACQDPALRNPPNIEPFYYEITAGTLYTDENGELSFGIRSCGSPEEVLEDSENVPYTSVQMLGGEQAVDKNATLNREGVYYDSIRAPYATVQRRKDKTGDEQVMQSFSGKTSVIYSKVNP, encoded by the exons ATGAAACATAAGCTCTGGTGTGCAACAGGTTGGAGAAGCGATCATAAAAATAGTTGCGTGGAATTCAACATGAAACCCGTTTTGATTGCAGCGT TTTTTAACATCTTGTCCACATCTCTTCAGGGAG AAAATCTGGGTTCTTTAAGTCCAGCTCATATTTACAGTGGTGGAGTGAGCAAAGTGAATGAAGACGAGAGCGTCATGTTTAAGTGTAAAGCTGATAATATAACAGGAAGCACAATCCATATGTACCTTTTCAAAAATGGTGAGAGAGTCAAAATGGAGGCTTTTGAATCTTCATCAATAGATGATACGACATTTTACATGACCAATGTCACTGCAGAAGATTCTGGATTGTACACATGCCTTTACTCTGAAAAGAAACTTGGTGACAGTAAGACCACTGCAACAGGACACAACTCCGTCTCACTCCAGGTTTTGG GCAAAATATTACCGGCGAAGATTAAAAGAacagaaatgacaataaaaaaagaagagactTTGACACTGACCTGCACCTTTACAAAAATTCAAAGCTGTTCTCAAGTCTACGTTTATCTCTGTTTCAACGGGATCGGAAACAGAAAGAAGCAGGTGAACTGTAGCGATATGACCACTTCCACAACGTTTCTCCTTAGTAACGTTTCAGAAAAAAGCTCTGGCAACTACAGCTGTGTGTATTCAGTGTCTAACTACAGTCTCAGTGAGGTGAACAATACAGGAGAAAACACCATCTTTGTTCACATCCATG AAAAAGACGACGTTGATGCTGTGAGTGTAATAATTAGTGTTTCGGTTGCTGCAATAGTGGTTCTGTTGGTTCTGTTGGTTCTGTTGAGATTCTGCTGGTACCGCGATATTATTTCATTCA GGGCGTGCCAAGATCCTGCTTTAAG AAACCCTCCAAACATTGAGCCTTTCTACTATGAGATCACGGCAG GAACGCTCTACACGGATGAAAACGGAGAGCT AAGTTTTGGTATAAGGTCTTGTGGAAGTCCAGAGGAAGTTCTGGAGGACAGCGAAAATGTTCCATACACCAGTGTACAAATGCTTGGAG GTGAACAAGCTGTGGACAAAAATGCAACACT aaatagAGAGGGAGTTTATTATGACAGTATAAGGGCACCATACGCTACAGTGCAGAGACGTAAAG ACAAAACAGGGGACGAGCAAGTAATGCAAAG CTTCAGCGGTAAAACCAGTGTGATTTACAGCAAAGTGAACCCCTGA